The Pseudomonas berkeleyensis genome includes a region encoding these proteins:
- a CDS encoding 2-hydroxyacid dehydrogenase, whose protein sequence is MRICLFSSKPYDRDSFLAANCPPDWHLQFHDTRLTVDSVALASGCEVVCAFINDDLSAPVLEQLAASGTRLIALRSAGYNHVDLAAAQRLGLPVVRVPAYSPHAVAEHAVALILALNRRTHRAFNRTREGDFSLHGLTGFDLHGKTVGVVGGGKIGQVFAGIMHGFGCQVLIYDPFPLSGLDALGARQAPLDEVIANSDILSLHCPLTDESYHLIDSARLTQMKRGAMLINTGRGALVDAPALIEALKSGQLGYLGLDVYEEESELFFEDHSDLPLQDDTLARLLSFPNVIITAHQAFLTREALGAIARTTLDNIAAWIAGSPSNEVKAGA, encoded by the coding sequence ATGCGTATCTGCCTGTTCAGCAGCAAGCCCTACGACCGCGACTCGTTCCTCGCAGCGAACTGCCCCCCTGACTGGCACCTGCAGTTTCACGACACGCGCCTGACGGTCGACAGCGTAGCGCTGGCCAGCGGCTGCGAAGTGGTCTGTGCCTTCATCAATGACGACCTGTCGGCCCCGGTGCTGGAGCAGTTGGCTGCCAGCGGCACGCGCCTGATCGCACTGCGCTCGGCCGGCTACAACCATGTCGACCTGGCAGCAGCGCAGCGCCTCGGCCTGCCAGTAGTACGCGTACCGGCCTATTCACCGCATGCCGTGGCCGAGCACGCCGTAGCCCTGATTCTGGCGCTGAACCGCCGCACTCACCGCGCCTTCAACCGCACCCGCGAGGGGGATTTTTCTCTGCACGGCCTGACCGGTTTCGACCTGCACGGCAAGACCGTCGGCGTGGTCGGTGGCGGCAAGATCGGCCAGGTATTCGCCGGCATCATGCATGGCTTCGGTTGCCAGGTGCTGATCTACGACCCGTTCCCGCTGAGCGGACTCGATGCCCTGGGCGCACGCCAGGCACCACTGGACGAAGTGATCGCCAACAGCGACATCCTCAGCCTGCACTGCCCGCTGACCGACGAGAGCTACCACCTGATAGACAGTGCACGCCTGACCCAGATGAAACGCGGCGCAATGTTGATCAATACCGGCCGCGGCGCGCTGGTCGATGCCCCGGCCCTGATCGAGGCACTGAAAAGCGGCCAGCTCGGCTACCTAGGCCTGGACGTCTACGAAGAGGAATCGGAGCTGTTCTTCGAGGATCACTCCGACCTGCCCCTACAGGACGACACCCTGGCCCGCCTGCTGAGTTTCCCCAACGTGATCATTACCGCGCACCAGGCCTTTCTCACTCGCGAAGCGCTTGGCGCCATCGCCCGCACCACGCTGGACAACATCGCCGCCTGGATCGCCGGCAGCCCGAGCAATGAGGTCAAGGCCGGCGCGTGA
- a CDS encoding response regulator, with protein MFKDLSIKGRVLLLTLLPTSLLALVLGGYFTWVQLSGLQAQLLQRGEMLVEHLAPLAAPALEKQDQDLLERIAQQALEHPDVRAVTFLAAERTQLAHAGPSMLNSVPDNQAGISLLSGQDATRFLLPVYDQHLVLSGETESERSTGLLGWVELELSHQGTLLIGYRSLFTSLLLIAGGLAVTALLALRMSRSINGPLREIKAGVAQLKDGHLETRLPPLGSHEMDELASGINRMAEALQNAQEELQHSIEQATEDVRQNLETIEIQNIELDFARKEALEASRIKSEFLANMSHEIRTPLNGILGFTNLLQKSELSPRQQDYLSTIEKSADSLLGIINEVLDFSKIEAGKLVLESIPFNLRDLLQDTLTILAPAAHEKQLELVSLIYRDTPLALRGDPQRLKQVLTNLVSNAIKFTREGTIVMRAMVEDESADSAQLRISVMDTGIGLSDEDLRALFQAFSQADNSLSRQAGGTGLGLVISKRLIEQMGGEIGVDSTPGEGSEFWISLTLPKARDDAEDLPRAPLQGRRVAVLESHELARQALAHQLEDCGLEVESFADLGQLFEAVLNQQQGEHPLSLAVLGLTAGQLQPDALGQRIWDLDRLGCKALVLCPTTELGLFHESLPDAYTQLQAKPPCTRKLHKALVEMVCPQRPVNEPVVMNETRRPKILCVDDNPANLLLVQTLLDDLGAQVKAVDSGYSAIDAVREDNFDLVFMDVQMPGMDGREATEAIRQWESEQGRSATPIIALTAHALANEKRALLQSGLDDYLTKPINERQLAQVVLKWTGLNLRNQPSSKIAPPAPTPSQPKILDAEEGLRLAAGKADLAADMLSMLLAGLPGDRQAIRQARDAGERTALIERVHRLHGATRYCGVPQLRAACQRSETLLKQDDPEAQRALDDLDDAIARLTEAAAQSA; from the coding sequence GTGTTCAAGGATCTAAGCATCAAAGGCCGTGTGCTGTTGCTCACCCTGCTGCCCACCAGCCTGCTGGCGCTGGTACTGGGCGGCTATTTCACCTGGGTGCAACTCTCGGGGCTGCAGGCGCAACTGCTGCAACGCGGCGAGATGCTGGTCGAACACCTGGCACCACTGGCTGCACCAGCCCTGGAAAAGCAGGATCAGGATCTGCTCGAACGCATCGCTCAGCAGGCACTGGAGCACCCCGATGTCCGCGCGGTGACCTTCCTCGCCGCTGAACGCACGCAGCTGGCGCATGCTGGCCCGAGCATGCTCAACTCCGTGCCCGACAACCAGGCGGGCATCAGTCTGCTCAGTGGCCAGGACGCCACACGTTTTCTGCTACCGGTTTACGACCAGCACCTGGTGCTCAGCGGCGAAACGGAAAGTGAGCGCAGCACCGGCCTGCTTGGCTGGGTCGAACTGGAACTGTCGCACCAGGGCACCCTGTTGATCGGCTATCGCAGCCTTTTCACCAGCCTGCTGCTGATCGCCGGCGGCCTTGCCGTCACCGCCCTGCTCGCCCTGCGCATGAGCCGCAGCATCAACGGCCCGCTGCGGGAGATCAAGGCAGGCGTCGCCCAGCTCAAGGACGGCCACCTGGAAACCCGTCTGCCGCCATTGGGCAGCCATGAGATGGACGAGCTGGCCTCCGGCATCAACCGCATGGCCGAAGCCTTGCAGAATGCCCAGGAAGAGTTGCAGCACAGCATCGAACAAGCCACCGAGGACGTGCGCCAGAACCTGGAAACCATCGAGATCCAGAACATCGAGCTGGACTTCGCGCGCAAGGAGGCCCTGGAGGCCAGCCGCATCAAGTCCGAGTTCCTGGCCAACATGAGCCACGAGATCCGTACCCCACTCAACGGCATCCTCGGGTTCACCAATCTGTTGCAAAAGAGCGAGCTCAGCCCGCGCCAGCAGGATTACCTGTCGACCATCGAGAAATCCGCTGACAGCCTGCTCGGCATCATCAACGAGGTGCTCGATTTCTCCAAGATCGAGGCCGGCAAGCTGGTGCTCGAATCCATCCCCTTCAACCTGCGCGACCTGCTGCAGGACACCCTGACCATCCTTGCCCCTGCCGCCCATGAAAAGCAGCTGGAACTGGTCAGCCTGATCTATCGCGACACCCCGCTGGCCCTGCGCGGCGACCCGCAGCGCCTGAAGCAGGTACTGACCAACCTGGTGAGTAACGCGATCAAGTTCACCCGCGAGGGCACCATCGTCATGCGTGCGATGGTCGAGGACGAGAGTGCCGACAGCGCGCAACTGCGCATCAGCGTGATGGACACCGGCATCGGCCTGTCGGATGAAGACCTGCGCGCCCTGTTCCAGGCCTTCAGCCAGGCCGACAACTCGCTCAGCCGCCAGGCCGGTGGCACGGGCTTGGGCCTGGTGATTTCCAAGCGCCTGATCGAACAGATGGGCGGCGAAATCGGCGTCGACAGCACGCCCGGCGAAGGCTCGGAATTCTGGATCAGCCTGACCCTGCCCAAAGCCCGCGACGACGCCGAAGATCTGCCCCGCGCACCACTGCAGGGGCGCCGCGTGGCCGTACTGGAAAGCCACGAATTGGCGCGCCAGGCCTTGGCTCACCAGCTGGAGGACTGCGGCCTGGAGGTGGAAAGCTTCGCCGACCTGGGCCAACTGTTCGAGGCCGTGCTCAATCAACAGCAGGGTGAACATCCGCTGAGCCTCGCCGTGCTGGGGCTCACCGCCGGCCAGTTGCAACCCGACGCACTTGGCCAGCGCATCTGGGATCTCGACCGCCTCGGCTGCAAGGCGTTGGTACTCTGTCCGACCACCGAACTGGGGCTGTTCCACGAATCGCTGCCTGATGCCTACACCCAGTTGCAGGCCAAACCGCCTTGCACGCGCAAGCTGCACAAGGCGCTGGTCGAGATGGTCTGCCCACAGCGCCCGGTCAACGAACCGGTGGTAATGAACGAAACGCGTCGGCCGAAGATTCTCTGCGTCGACGACAACCCGGCCAACCTGCTGCTGGTGCAGACCCTGCTCGATGATCTGGGCGCCCAGGTCAAGGCCGTGGACAGCGGTTACTCCGCCATCGACGCGGTACGAGAGGACAATTTCGACCTGGTGTTCATGGACGTGCAGATGCCCGGCATGGACGGCCGCGAGGCCACCGAAGCGATCCGCCAGTGGGAAAGCGAACAGGGCCGTAGCGCCACGCCGATCATTGCCCTGACCGCCCATGCCCTGGCCAACGAGAAACGTGCCCTGCTGCAAAGCGGCCTGGATGACTACCTGACCAAACCGATCAACGAACGCCAACTGGCTCAGGTCGTACTCAAGTGGACGGGGCTGAACCTGCGCAACCAGCCCAGCAGCAAGATCGCGCCACCCGCACCGACGCCATCGCAACCCAAGATCCTCGATGCTGAGGAAGGCCTGCGCCTGGCGGCCGGCAAGGCCGACCTCGCAGCCGACATGCTGAGCATGCTGCTGGCCGGCCTGCCCGGCGATCGCCAAGCCATCCGCCAGGCTCGCGATGCCGGCGAACGCACCGCGCTGATCGAGCGGGTTCATCGCCTGCACGGCGCCACTCGCTACTGCGGCGTTCCGCAACTGCGCGCCGCCTGCCAACGCAGCGAGACACTGCTCAAGCAGGACGACCCTGAAGCCCAACGCGCACTGGACGATTTGGACGATGCCATCGCGCGCCTGACCGAAGCCGCAGCACAAAGTGCCTGA
- a CDS encoding response regulator transcription factor translates to MMIRTPTSARILAVEDDPLLASHLQSHLIGCGFDVTLSHDGSEGLHLAESEDFDLILMDILLPGTNGLEALQRLRERRSVPVLLMSALGDEQNRIAGFSRGADDYLPKPFSLGELSVRVEAILRRVAYERREQQPSAPDDALQFDEGRSDVAFSGKWVGLTPSEYRVLELLWRHQDEALSKPFLYQQALRRAYAQHDRSLDMHVSHIRRKLQAVGYEAMRVDTVWGKGYILAQAGT, encoded by the coding sequence ATGATGATCCGCACTCCCACCTCGGCTCGTATCCTTGCCGTCGAGGACGACCCTCTGCTTGCCAGTCATCTGCAATCGCATCTGATTGGCTGCGGTTTCGACGTGACCCTGAGCCATGACGGCAGTGAGGGTTTGCACCTGGCCGAAAGCGAGGATTTCGATCTGATCCTGATGGATATCCTGCTGCCTGGCACCAATGGCCTGGAGGCGCTGCAACGTTTGCGCGAACGCCGTAGCGTGCCGGTGCTGCTGATGTCGGCGCTGGGTGACGAACAGAATCGAATCGCCGGTTTCAGCCGCGGTGCTGACGACTATCTGCCCAAGCCCTTCAGCCTGGGGGAGTTGAGCGTGCGGGTGGAAGCCATTTTGCGTCGGGTAGCCTATGAGCGTCGCGAGCAGCAGCCGAGTGCTCCTGACGATGCCCTGCAGTTCGACGAGGGGCGCAGCGATGTCGCTTTTTCAGGCAAGTGGGTTGGCCTGACACCCAGCGAGTACCGGGTGCTTGAGCTGCTCTGGCGGCATCAGGACGAAGCGCTGAGCAAGCCCTTCCTTTATCAGCAGGCACTGCGTCGCGCCTATGCCCAGCATGACCGCAGCCTGGACATGCACGTCAGCCACATTCGCCGCAAATTGCAGGCGGTGGGGTACGAGGCGATGCGTGTCGATACGGTATGGGGCAAGGGCTATATCCTGGCCCAGGCAGGAACGTGA
- a CDS encoding sensor histidine kinase translates to MSLPGRHSLLWRLAGALALFCLLLVSLHVDVGRVLLDATSYLPNSTKQVLRGYARDAEAAWREEGAAGIDAFLQRLQARERVWAVVVDSHKDSLSSQPLTPEESQRLDFVRKLDFPVGRPGGTPTFYAPFSDGSARLVMELPQRLNPRKYNELWELLLQRVLPAVLAIVVAILLYRLLISPLAILRRQAAALSAGDLSARLGMQMTQRKDELGELARTFDHMAERLEGTVAFQRQLLRDLSHELRTPLSRLRVAGEGEQDADALRQRLAREVQEMEKLVGDALELVWLDTERPSLPSEEVDVVRLWDVLRENAGFETGWPLERMPCDLPSACLVRGNLNGLAQALENILRNAIRHSPDGGVVRLGGQPDDGQWLLWIEDQGPGVAEEELENIFRPFTRLSAARPGGDGFGLGLAIARSMIETQGGRVWAENGSHGLRVYMYLPAA, encoded by the coding sequence GTGAGCCTGCCGGGGCGGCACTCGCTGCTGTGGCGCTTGGCAGGCGCGCTGGCGCTGTTCTGCCTGCTGCTGGTCAGTCTGCATGTCGACGTTGGTCGTGTGCTGCTCGACGCCACGTCCTATTTGCCCAATTCGACCAAGCAAGTTCTCCGCGGCTATGCCCGGGATGCCGAGGCCGCATGGCGAGAGGAGGGCGCGGCAGGTATCGATGCCTTTCTGCAACGCCTGCAGGCGCGTGAGCGGGTCTGGGCGGTGGTGGTCGACTCGCACAAGGACTCGCTGTCCTCGCAGCCGCTGACGCCCGAGGAGTCGCAACGCCTGGATTTCGTGCGCAAGTTGGACTTTCCCGTAGGCCGGCCCGGGGGCACGCCGACCTTTTATGCGCCTTTCAGCGACGGCTCGGCCCGCCTGGTCATGGAACTGCCGCAGCGCTTGAATCCGCGCAAGTACAACGAGCTCTGGGAGTTGCTGCTGCAGCGCGTGCTGCCGGCCGTGCTGGCCATTGTCGTGGCGATCCTGTTGTATCGCCTGTTGATTTCCCCTCTGGCGATTCTCAGGCGTCAGGCCGCAGCCTTGAGTGCGGGTGACCTGTCCGCCCGGCTGGGCATGCAGATGACGCAGCGTAAGGACGAACTGGGTGAACTGGCCCGTACCTTCGATCATATGGCTGAGCGCCTGGAAGGCACTGTGGCGTTTCAGCGCCAACTGCTGCGCGATCTGTCCCATGAGTTACGCACGCCGCTGAGCCGCTTGCGCGTGGCCGGGGAGGGTGAGCAGGACGCCGACGCGCTGCGTCAGCGCCTGGCGCGTGAGGTGCAGGAAATGGAGAAGCTGGTCGGCGACGCGCTGGAGCTGGTCTGGCTGGATACGGAGCGCCCGAGCCTGCCCAGCGAGGAGGTGGATGTCGTCAGGCTCTGGGACGTTCTGCGGGAAAATGCCGGTTTCGAAACCGGCTGGCCGCTCGAGCGCATGCCCTGCGATCTGCCTTCCGCCTGTTTGGTGCGGGGCAATCTCAATGGACTGGCGCAGGCGTTGGAGAACATTTTGCGTAACGCCATTCGCCATTCCCCGGACGGTGGCGTCGTGCGCCTGGGCGGTCAGCCTGATGACGGGCAATGGCTGTTGTGGATCGAGGATCAGGGGCCCGGCGTTGCCGAGGAGGAACTGGAGAACATCTTCAGGCCTTTCACGCGTCTCAGCGCTGCACGCCCGGGGGGGGATGGCTTCGGACTGGGCCTGGCCATTGCCCGCAGCATGATCGAGACGCAGGGCGGGCGGGTCTGGGCCGAGAACGGCAGTCATGGCTTGCGCGTATATATGTACCTGCCGGCTGCCTGA
- the cysM gene encoding cysteine synthase CysM, which produces MTLQFPTIADCVGNTPLVRLQRLAGETSNTLLVKLEGNNPAGSVKDRPALSMITRAELRGDIQPGDTLIEATSGNTGIALAMAAAIKGYKMILIMPDNSTAERKWAMTAYGAELILVSKEEGMEGARDLAEKLQAEGRGKVLDQFANGDNPQAHYTGTGPEIWRQTGGTITHFISSMGTTGTIMGTSRYLKEQNPAIQIVGLQPQEGSAIPGIRRWPEEYLPKIYQAERVDQVMDMGQAEAEHVMRRLAREEGIFCGVSSGGSVAGMLRLSQQVENAVMVAIICDRGDRYLSTGVYEDPAH; this is translated from the coding sequence ATGACCCTGCAATTCCCGACCATTGCCGACTGCGTCGGCAATACCCCCCTGGTACGCCTGCAACGCCTGGCGGGTGAAACCAGCAACACCCTGTTGGTCAAGCTGGAAGGCAACAACCCGGCCGGTTCGGTCAAGGATCGTCCGGCGCTGTCGATGATCACCCGCGCCGAGCTGCGTGGGGACATCCAGCCCGGCGACACCCTGATCGAGGCCACCAGCGGCAACACCGGTATCGCCCTGGCCATGGCGGCGGCGATCAAGGGGTACAAGATGATCCTGATCATGCCGGACAACTCCACCGCCGAGCGCAAGTGGGCGATGACCGCCTATGGCGCCGAGCTGATCCTGGTCAGCAAGGAAGAGGGCATGGAGGGCGCGCGGGATCTGGCCGAGAAGCTGCAGGCCGAAGGTCGCGGCAAGGTGCTCGACCAGTTCGCCAACGGCGACAATCCGCAAGCCCACTACACCGGCACCGGCCCGGAAATCTGGCGGCAGACGGGCGGTACCATTACCCACTTCATCAGTTCCATGGGCACTACCGGCACCATCATGGGTACCTCGCGCTACCTCAAGGAGCAGAACCCGGCGATTCAGATCGTCGGCCTGCAGCCGCAGGAAGGCTCGGCCATCCCCGGTATCCGTCGCTGGCCCGAGGAATACCTGCCGAAGATCTATCAGGCCGAGCGTGTCGACCAGGTGATGGACATGGGCCAGGCCGAGGCCGAACACGTCATGCGTCGCCTGGCGCGCGAAGAGGGCATCTTCTGCGGCGTCTCGTCCGGTGGTTCCGTGGCGGGCATGCTGCGCCTGTCGCAGCAAGTGGAGAACGCAGTGATGGTGGCGATCATCTGCGACCGCGGCGATCGCTACCTGTCCACCGGCGTCTACGAAGACCCGGCGCACTGA